In Pelmatolapia mariae isolate MD_Pm_ZW linkage group LG2, Pm_UMD_F_2, whole genome shotgun sequence, one DNA window encodes the following:
- the LOC134646277 gene encoding caspase-3-like has protein sequence MADGDMQRGGDTVDAAVCANGANAEAAGSCKTTEEMDSKPEASDPYRYKMDYPCIGNCVIINNKNFQPKTGMGTRNGTDVDAARVAKTFDKLGYKVKTLNDQTVAQMKRLLLNASKEDHKNNASFVCVILSHGDEGVIYGTDGCEKFDTLVQCFKGNQCKGLVGKPKLFFIQACRGSALDDGAIEVDSGGDEKTSLKIPVEADFLYAYSTPPGYYSWRNTSSGSWFIQTLCEMLERYSGKLDLMQIMTRVNYGVSRQFESSCNLPGFSKKKEIPSIVSMLTKDFYFPV, from the exons ATGGCTGATGGTGACATGCAGAGAGGTGGGGACACTGTAGATGCTGCAGTTTGTGCAAATGG GGCAAATGCAGAAGCTGCAGGAAGTTGCAAGACTACTGAGGAAATGGACAGCAAACCAGAAGCCTCTGACCCTTACCGCTACAAGATGGACTACCCCTGCATTGGCAACTGTGTGATTATCAACAACAAGAACTTCCAGCCAAAAACag GGATGGGCACTCGTAATGGGACAGATGTTGATGCTGCCAGAGTTGCAAAGACCTTCGATAAGCTGGGTTACAAGGTCAAAACATTAAATGACCAGACTGTGGCTCAGATGAAAAGGCTGTTGTTAAACG CATCCAAAGAGGACCACAAGAACAAtgcttcatttgtgtgtgtgatactTAGTCATGGAGATGAGGGTGTCATATACGGCACTGACGGCTGTGAAAAGTTTGATACGCTGGTACAGTGCTTCAAAGGAAACCAGTGCAAGGGTCTGGTGGGGAAACCAAAGCTCTTTTTCATACAG GCGTGCCGTGGTTCAGCCCTGGATGACGGAGCCATTGAGGTCGACAGTGGTGGAGACGAGAAAACATCTTTGAAGATTCCTGTGGAGGCCGACTTCTTATACGCCTATTCCACCCCTCCAG GCTACTACTcatggagaaacacaagcagTGGCTCCTGGTTCATACAGACGTTGTGTGAGATGTTGGAGCGCTACAGTGGGAAGCTGGATCTGATGCAGATCATGACGCGAGTCAACTACGGTGTCTCACGCCAGTTTGAGTCGTCCTGCAACCTGCCTGGATTTAGCAAGAAGAAGGAGATCCCCAGTATCGTCTCTATGCTGACCAAAGACTTTTACTTCCCCGTCTAG
- the LOC134637666 gene encoding caspase-3-like, whose product MADGDTQREGDVVDASLFKLWKQANAGKGKTKEMNSSRPEASDSYRYKMDYPCIGTCLVINNKNFHPTIGMSTRDGTDVDAVNVENTFSKLGYKVKVHQNQTVAQMKKLMLDASKEDHKNNASFVCVLLSHGDEGVIYGTDGPERFDTLAKYFRGDYCAGLVGKPKLFFIQACRGTNLDEGVIETDSVGHEQTSEKIPVEADFLYAYSTAPGYYSWRNTTYGSWFILTLCEMLECYSGKLDLMQIMTRVNYGVSRYFESSSNLPGFGRNKQIPCIVSMLTKDFYFPV is encoded by the exons ATGGCTGATGGTGACACGCAGAGAGAGGGGGATGTGGTGGATGCCAGCCTCTTCAAATTGTG GAAACAAGCAAATGCAGGAAAGGGTAAGACCAAGGAAATGAACAGCAGCAGACCAGAAGCCTCTGACTCTTACCGCTACAAGATGGACTACCCATGCATCGGCACCTGTTTGGTTATCAACAACAAGAACTTCCACCCAACAATAG GGATGAGCACTCGTGATGGCACAGATGTTGATGCTGTCAATGTTGAGAACACCTTCAGTAAGCTGGGCTACAAGGTCAAAGTGCACCAGAACCAGACTGTGGCACAGATGAAGAAACTAATGCTAGATG CATCCAAAGAGGACCACAAGAACAATGCATCATTCGTGTGTGTGCTGCTTAGTCATGGAGATGAGGGCGTGATATACGGCACCGATGGCCCCGAAAGGTTCGATACCCTGGCAAAGTACTTCAGAGGAGACTACTGTGCGGGTCTGGTGGGGAAGCCAAAGCTCTTCTTCATTCAG GCATGCCGTGGTACAAACCTGGATGAGGGAGTCATTGAGACCGACAGTGTAGGACACGAGCAGACGTCTGAGAAGATTCCTGTGGAGGCCGACTTCTTGTACGCCTATTCCACCGCTCCAG GATACTACTCATGGAGAAACACAACCTACGGCTCCTGGTTCATACTGACGTTGTGTGAGATGTTGGAGTGCTACAGTGGGAAGCTGGATCTGATGCAGATCATGACGCGAGTCAACTACGGTGTTTCACGCTACTTCGAGTCCTCCAGCAACCTGCCTGGATTTGGTCGCAATAAGCAGATCCCCTGTATCGTCTCTATGTTGACCAAAGACTTTTACTTCCCCGTCTAG
- the irf2b gene encoding interferon regulatory factor 2 isoform X1, translating to MPVERMRMRPWLQEQIESCQIPGLKWLNKEKRIFQIPWMHAARHGWDLEKDAPLFMRWAIHTGKYQPGVDRPDPKTWKANFRCAMNSLPDIEEVKDKSIKKGTNAFRVYKMLSSSERNAKKGKKKADKERKSKGNKEKVTSPSPDNSLLEADAGPIDYTKHETIKKESVELTVTDSVSVIHSQAEDHVITSEQLPFVCQTIEVTTENEEQTVSSSHPYPLQISPVSMCGGSDTESDTENIKEGIGAAWRRDYSTSVLRIPPCSLPGMATFVSTTKPNFKVTSTRDPSPLISYHTDGWTPTYNQNSLVSTPGTHTHEVRASVIMKTSDVTSS from the exons ATGCCAGTAGAACGAATGAGGATGAGACCCTGGTTACAGGAACAAATCGAATCCTGTCAGATTCCAGGGCTGAAATGGCTTAACAAA GAGAAGAGGATCTTCCAGATTCCGTGGATGCACGCTGCCCGTCATGGCTGGGACCTGGAGAAAGATGCTCCGCTCTTCATGAGATGGGCCATACACACGG GTAAATACCAGCCAGGTGTAGACCGTCCTGATCCAAAGACATGGAAGGCTAATTTTCGCTGTGCCATGAACAGCCTGCCAGACATCGAGGAGGTAAAGGATAAAAGCATCAAAAAGGGAACCAATGCCTTCAGAGTTTATAAGATGCTCTCCTCCTCAGAGAGAAATGCCAAGAAAG gaaagAAGAAGGCAGATAAGGAGAGGAAGTCCAAAGGAAATAAAGAG AAGGTCACCTCTCCATCTCCAGACAACAGTCTTCTTGAAGCTGATGCCGGACCTATTGACTACACCAAACATGAAACAATCAAGAAGGAGTCAGTGGAGCTGACAGTGACAGACAGTGTGTCAG TGATCCACAGTCAAGCTGAAGACCATGTGATCACCAGTGAGCAGCTGCCGTTTGTCTGTCAAACAATCGAGGTGACCACTGAGAATGAGGAGCAGACTGTTAGCTCCTCCCACCCGTACCCGCTGCAGATCTCTCCTGTGTCTATGTGCGGCG GCAGCGACACAGAAAGTGATACAGAAAACATCAAAGAG GGTATCGGTGCTGCCTGGAGGCGGGACTACAGCACATCAGTTCTCAGGATTCCCCCGTGTTCTCTTCCTGGCATGGCGACGTTCGTCAGTACAACCAAGCCCAACTTCAAGGTGACGAGCACACGAGACCCTTCCCCGCTCATCAGCTACCACACCGATGGCTGGACGCCGACCTACAACCAGAACTCTCTCGTGTCCACGCCAggcactcacacacatgaaGTGCGCGCAAGTGTCATTATGAAAACCTCTGACGTCACTTCCTCTTGA
- the irf2b gene encoding interferon regulatory factor 2 isoform X2: protein MPVERMRMRPWLQEQIESCQIPGLKWLNKEKRIFQIPWMHAARHGWDLEKDAPLFMRWAIHTGKYQPGVDRPDPKTWKANFRCAMNSLPDIEEVKDKSIKKGTNAFRVYKMLSSSERNAKKGKKKADKERKSKGNKEVTSPSPDNSLLEADAGPIDYTKHETIKKESVELTVTDSVSVIHSQAEDHVITSEQLPFVCQTIEVTTENEEQTVSSSHPYPLQISPVSMCGGSDTESDTENIKEGIGAAWRRDYSTSVLRIPPCSLPGMATFVSTTKPNFKVTSTRDPSPLISYHTDGWTPTYNQNSLVSTPGTHTHEVRASVIMKTSDVTSS from the exons ATGCCAGTAGAACGAATGAGGATGAGACCCTGGTTACAGGAACAAATCGAATCCTGTCAGATTCCAGGGCTGAAATGGCTTAACAAA GAGAAGAGGATCTTCCAGATTCCGTGGATGCACGCTGCCCGTCATGGCTGGGACCTGGAGAAAGATGCTCCGCTCTTCATGAGATGGGCCATACACACGG GTAAATACCAGCCAGGTGTAGACCGTCCTGATCCAAAGACATGGAAGGCTAATTTTCGCTGTGCCATGAACAGCCTGCCAGACATCGAGGAGGTAAAGGATAAAAGCATCAAAAAGGGAACCAATGCCTTCAGAGTTTATAAGATGCTCTCCTCCTCAGAGAGAAATGCCAAGAAAG gaaagAAGAAGGCAGATAAGGAGAGGAAGTCCAAAGGAAATAAAGAG GTCACCTCTCCATCTCCAGACAACAGTCTTCTTGAAGCTGATGCCGGACCTATTGACTACACCAAACATGAAACAATCAAGAAGGAGTCAGTGGAGCTGACAGTGACAGACAGTGTGTCAG TGATCCACAGTCAAGCTGAAGACCATGTGATCACCAGTGAGCAGCTGCCGTTTGTCTGTCAAACAATCGAGGTGACCACTGAGAATGAGGAGCAGACTGTTAGCTCCTCCCACCCGTACCCGCTGCAGATCTCTCCTGTGTCTATGTGCGGCG GCAGCGACACAGAAAGTGATACAGAAAACATCAAAGAG GGTATCGGTGCTGCCTGGAGGCGGGACTACAGCACATCAGTTCTCAGGATTCCCCCGTGTTCTCTTCCTGGCATGGCGACGTTCGTCAGTACAACCAAGCCCAACTTCAAGGTGACGAGCACACGAGACCCTTCCCCGCTCATCAGCTACCACACCGATGGCTGGACGCCGACCTACAACCAGAACTCTCTCGTGTCCACGCCAggcactcacacacatgaaGTGCGCGCAAGTGTCATTATGAAAACCTCTGACGTCACTTCCTCTTGA